CAATTTAAATAATAACTGTGGATTTTATTTATACGCTTCAGAGAGTAATGCTTTGACCAACAATAATGCCAGCATAAATGACGACGGTATTTACCTGCAGAATTCTGGTAGCAATATATTGACAAACAATACTGCCAATGAAAATGAATATCATGGAATTTATCAGAGTTATTCTGGCAGTAGTATACTGGCAAACAACACAGCTAGTGGAAATGATAATTCTGGTATTTATATTTCCAATTCAGATAACAGTATATTGTCAAACAATACCATAAGTCAAAGTTATTGTGGTATTGAGATATATTCTTCAAGTAATCTCACACTTACAGGTAGCATAATCTCACAGAACATTTTCAATTTCTATTTGACTTCATCTTCTCTTGAAGATTATCAGCACAATATAGATACAAGCAATCTGCTGGATGGAAAACCTGTCTACTATCTGGTAAATCATACAGATGAAATAATTCCTTCAACAGCTGCTATGGCCTACGCCATCAATTGTACGAATATATCTGTCAGCGATGCCTCTATCACAAATGTATCTCGTGGAGTTCTTTTATATGAAACAGACGATTCAACAGTAGAAAATACCACTACATCTGAATGTAATATTGGTATTTACTTGGAGGAATCACTTAACAATACATTGAACAACAACGATGTAAGTGGAAACGAAAATTATGGAATTTATGTAGAATATTCTGCCAATAGTACAGTTTCAAATAATACTGCCAACAATGATCACGCAGGAATTTATCTTTCTGAGTCTGCCAATAGTACAGTGTCAAATAATACTGTCAATGATGGCAACACAGGAATTTCTGTTTCTGATTCTTCTAACAGTATAGTATCAAATAATACTGTCAATGAAAATACTTATGAGGGAATTTGCGTTGACACATCTGCCAATATCACATTGTCAGACAACACTGTCAGTGTAAGCACTAATTATGGTATTAGATTGTTTTCTGTATCATACAGCACAATTGCAGATAACACTGTTAGTCAATCAGGTGATCGAGGTATCTATCTATATTATTCCACCAATAATAACCTGACAGGAAACACTGCTAACAATAATGAAAATGGTTTTTACATCTATAATTCTGGAAGTTGTACTCTCAGAAATAACAGTGCAGACAATAACACACTTGATATTGATCTAAGAAGCTCCAATAATGTTTTAGTTGATCCTTTTATTCTTGGAGATGATCTGGCAGAACTGACCTTTACGTCTGATAGTACGACCACACAAATAGTAAGGACAGAAACCAATTCCAATGCATTTACCGGTAAAACCAACGTCAATGGTTATATCACTATAAGCTCTGCACTGAGCAGCATGAATATGAGTCTCTTCTATTCCGATAGCGGAATGACCGCATCTAAGGAAGCAACTCTGGCTCTCTACAAGCTCAACGGAACAGAATGGGATGAGATGAATGCAACTGTTAATACAAGCAGTAACACTGTAATAGCAAACCTTACAGAATTCGGAACTTTCGCTTTGTTCAAGGATTCGGAACCTGTAGCTACTACTACTACAACCAGCAGCAGTTCAGGAACCCGTGCATCGGTCAGTCAGGGACAGAGTCCTGAGATCGTATCGCAGTCTGCATCATCTGTTAAGCGCATAATCGGTGGTTCAGAAGTTAATTATGATTTCTCTGACAGTGGAACTCCGGTTCTTGGTGTAAGCTTTGACGCTAAGACCGATGAAGGTCTGGTAGTTGCCAAGGTTCAGGTTCTTTCCAGTAATCCGGAAGGAGTTCCATCTCCATCAGGTAAGTCTTACCAGATGATGAGCATTGACGTTGGAAGTGAAGGAACTATCTCTTCATCTTCCGGTAGTGCCGATAACATCCAGATTCGCTTCAAGGTCAGTAAACAGTGGATAGAAGAGAACAACATCGATGTTTCCACGATCCGTATGACCAGATACAACAATGGTCAGTGGGGCGATCTGCCAACATACCAGGAAAGAGAAGAAGACGGTTACATATACTTCTATGCTGAAACACCGGGATTCTCTGTTTTCAATGTTGTTGGAGATGAGATGGCTGAAACCACTTCTGTTGAAACAGTAGAATCAACAGCTCCGATAACTGAAGAAGTTGAAGAACCAGTAGAGGAAGATGAAACATCAAGCACTCCGGGATTCACTGCAATTGCAGGTGTTGTGTTTGTTTCACTTGCGGTTCTTCTGAGAAGAAAATAAATTTAAAAGAGGGCAGTAAGCTCTCTACAATTTTTTTTTTGTCTTTTTTTATCAAACCAGTTTTCTTTTTTCAATATATTGTAAAGACGCATCGTTCACAGTGAAACCAATATTTATACAGTTCACGCTGTAAAATGTTACACAGTTGCGAATCTATATATATCATGCAATGCAGATTAATTGTAATCAAAGTATAATAATCAATATATTTTAAATCCGGTTGTGAGGTACACAAGTATGAGATTAAAAAGAGCTTACATTATTACAGCATTATTCATGTATGCATTACTTATATGTGCAGGAACAGCTTCAGCAGCAACATACTCCGGCGGCAGCGGTATTGAAGGAGATCCGTATCTGCTTTCAACTGACAGTGATATTGACACACTGTCAGCAACTTCTGCAGACTGGGATAAATACTTCATGATGACGCAGAACATCACACTTGTAGGCAATCACACGCCGATTGCTTTTGGGATGGATTTCACAGGTGACTTCGATGGAAACGGATTTGCAGTAAAGAACGTGACCATTTATAGAACCATGGTCAATACAGGATTTTTTAGCTCTACACGTAATGGCATCATTCATGACCTTGGAATAGAGACAAGTTCAGATGGTATTGTTTCAACAGTGGCCGTTGTTGGAGCTCTGGTAGGGGAGCATTATGGTACTGTGAACAACTGTTATGCCACAGGCAATGTTACGTGCTCTGGTGATGACGTCGGTGTTCTTGTCGGCGTAAATTACGGAACTATTAGTAACAGTCATGCCACTGGTAATGTCACCGGTGATTATTATGTCGGTGGTCTTGCAGGAGATAATGTCAATCCCGGCACTGTCAGCAACAGTTTTACCAATTGTACTGTTATCGGTTCAGTATATGTCGGTGGTCTTGTTGGTGGAAATAGCCACACGGTAAGCAATTGTTATGCTACAGGCCTTACCTCCGGTACAGCTACTCTAGGCGGTCTTATTGGCAGTAATACCGGCACTGTAACCAACAGTTATGCTGCTGGTAATGCTTCAGGTAATGTAAATATAGGAGGTCTTGTAGGGAGTAATTTCGGTACTCTGACCAACAGTTTTGCCACAGGTGATGCTGTTCATGGTGGTCTTATTGGCAGTAATAGCGGTACTGTAACCAACAGTTATTATTCCGGCAGCCCAAACAATGGAATTGGTACTTCCAGTTCTTATTCAAACTTCACAAGTTTTGCATTCGTTTCAGGAACTCTGGGCCTTAACTGGAACGGAAGTGGTGACGTGATCACAACAGAAAATGACTCAAGTTTCATATGGAGAATAGATGATGGTTCCAGTCTTCCATACTTACAGGATTATGTGCCGGAAAGCGCCCCAAGCACCTTCTATGTCGGCAGTGGCTCCGGTAATTCAAGTATCACAGCAGTGCTTGCAAATGTAAGCAGTGGTGACACGATTATTGTACCTGATGGAACTTACATTGAAAATGTAGACGTTACTGTAGATGACATAATAATACGTTCACAGAATGGTTCTGCAAGCACAACCATTCAGGCAGATTCAAGCAGTGACCACGTATTTTATGTGACTGCTGATAATGTAACTATAAGTGGTTTCAATATTACTGGTTCATCATCTTCAAGTAAGGCTGGTATTTACCTGAACTCTGCAGACAATTGTACCATTGCAAATAACACACTGACAGGAAACGTTTATGGAATCCACCTTTCATCTTCCAGTAACAATTTACTGACAAACAATACAGCAATTAGCAATTCTGAAATTGGAATTAAACTGGATTCTTCAAACAACTACAATACTCTCTCAGATAACACAGTAAGTGATAATCCTATGTATGGAATCCATCTGTCTTCATCAAGTAACAATTCACTGATAGATAATACTATTAGTGATAATACAGGAGGAGATGGTATTTATCTGGAGTCTGCAAGTAGTAACAATAATCTTACTAACAATATCGGAAATGGTAATGGTCGCTGTATCTACATACTCGAGTCCGACTTTAATACTCTTACAGGTAATAATTTCAGCGAGAGTAGTTATGGATTTTCTATGCGTTATGCAAACAACACTGTACTTACAAATAATATTGCCAATGATAATAGTCTTGATGGTATTTCCATAGTTGCTTCATATAACTGCGTACTGACGAACAACAGTGCCATTAACAATTCCAACTATGGTATCTATTTGACTGGTGATAATAATACATTTGCAGGAAATAATGCAAGTTACAATACTAAAAGTGGTATGTATGTCCGTTATTCAGACTATGATACTCTGACAAACAATACAGTCTGTAACAATGATGAGTATGGTATCAATATTCAATATATGAACCACAGCACTATGTCAGGCAACATTATTGTCGGAAGCACTTACACCGGATATAACATTCTATCTTCTGTCAATTGTACTTTTACAAATGAACAGTTGTATGATAACGGTGGCACTGAAGTTTCCAGCCCTGAACAATTTTCATTGTTCTCATCTCCGAACAATTCCATAGATTCTATGATCCTGAATGAAGGGATGGCAGAACTGAGTTTCACTTCTAATGCTTCAACGGTTGGAATTAATGTCATAAACTCTTTTGATGTCCAGGCCACTGGAAAAGACAATATCACAAAGAATTACAAGATATATGCGTATGGAACCATAAATGCGGAATTCTCTTACAATGACACGGGCATGAATTCATCCACTGAGGATGAAATAAAATTGCTTGGACTGGCTGAGTCTTCCTTTGAATGGGTCGAAGTAGCAAATGCTACCCTTGACACAGGCAACAATACGGTATCAGCAAACCTTACATACCCTGGTTATTATGCCCTGTTCATAAATGGCACTACATCAGGTGGGGATGATCCAGGTGATGATTCATCCAGCAGTACTACCACAACCAGCAGCAGTTCCTCATCAGGCACA
The sequence above is a segment of the uncultured Methanolobus sp. genome. Coding sequences within it:
- a CDS encoding NosD domain-containing protein; protein product: MRVHRKEVFRNIIIAFIISITIIVMFTPMNALAVGDPTYYVHYNGNGNTGGSAPTTQSFTSGGVTISDEGSLVRTGYSFAGWNTAAGGTGTSYSAGDAYSTSSDVTLYAQWTLTAIMVGPEYGNKTITAALANATDGDTIIVTDGTYTENVVVSKEVTILSLNGSASTTVQASSLNNNVFYLTANNVTISGFNITGSTNAGIYSQQTSGHTISNNIVTGNWRGIYFFKVSDNTLSNNIVNNCYIGIWLYSICDHTTLVSNTVSGNDYSGIQIEYSDSNTLTNNNLSGSEYGLYIYSSTNNSMTGNTMSQNMYNFRLDSGSLTDYQHDIDTSNLVDGKPVYYLVSQSDEIIPSTAGFVYAITCDNISVSDATFTNVSRGVMFYDTDNSLLENVTISDCYYGIYMDHSNSNTLSNSSVSDVSNAGIYMYYSDSNTLSNNSVSDASSQGIYMSYSDTNTLTNNTVHDTYSGIEVRSSVVNTLTNNNVSENDNYGIYLYSSSSNTLENNTAITNDYGISIGNSQNVVLTDNIMSNNTYNFMISGSLLSYYQHNIDITNLVNGSPIYYLVSQSDQIVPSTAGTVYAISCDNITVRDITVSNIYEGIRFYDTDNSIIENVTISDCNDGIYLKESSGNTLTNNTLNLNNNCGFYLYASESNALTNNNASINDDGIYLQNSGSNILTNNTANENEYHGIYQSYSGSSILANNTASGNDNSGIYISNSDNSILSNNTISQSYCGIEIYSSSNLTLTGSIISQNIFNFYLTSSSLEDYQHNIDTSNLLDGKPVYYLVNHTDEIIPSTAAMAYAINCTNISVSDASITNVSRGVLLYETDDSTVENTTTSECNIGIYLEESLNNTLNNNDVSGNENYGIYVEYSANSTVSNNTANNDHAGIYLSESANSTVSNNTVNDGNTGISVSDSSNSIVSNNTVNENTYEGICVDTSANITLSDNTVSVSTNYGIRLFSVSYSTIADNTVSQSGDRGIYLYYSTNNNLTGNTANNNENGFYIYNSGSCTLRNNSADNNTLDIDLRSSNNVLVDPFILGDDLAELTFTSDSTTTQIVRTETNSNAFTGKTNVNGYITISSALSSMNMSLFYSDSGMTASKEATLALYKLNGTEWDEMNATVNTSSNTVIANLTEFGTFALFKDSEPVATTTTTSSSSGTRASVSQGQSPEIVSQSASSVKRIIGGSEVNYDFSDSGTPVLGVSFDAKTDEGLVVAKVQVLSSNPEGVPSPSGKSYQMMSIDVGSEGTISSSSGSADNIQIRFKVSKQWIEENNIDVSTIRMTRYNNGQWGDLPTYQEREEDGYIYFYAETPGFSVFNVVGDEMAETTSVETVESTAPITEEVEEPVEEDETSSTPGFTAIAGVVFVSLAVLLRRK
- a CDS encoding right-handed parallel beta-helix repeat-containing protein, with product MRLKRAYIITALFMYALLICAGTASAATYSGGSGIEGDPYLLSTDSDIDTLSATSADWDKYFMMTQNITLVGNHTPIAFGMDFTGDFDGNGFAVKNVTIYRTMVNTGFFSSTRNGIIHDLGIETSSDGIVSTVAVVGALVGEHYGTVNNCYATGNVTCSGDDVGVLVGVNYGTISNSHATGNVTGDYYVGGLAGDNVNPGTVSNSFTNCTVIGSVYVGGLVGGNSHTVSNCYATGLTSGTATLGGLIGSNTGTVTNSYAAGNASGNVNIGGLVGSNFGTLTNSFATGDAVHGGLIGSNSGTVTNSYYSGSPNNGIGTSSSYSNFTSFAFVSGTLGLNWNGSGDVITTENDSSFIWRIDDGSSLPYLQDYVPESAPSTFYVGSGSGNSSITAVLANVSSGDTIIVPDGTYIENVDVTVDDIIIRSQNGSASTTIQADSSSDHVFYVTADNVTISGFNITGSSSSSKAGIYLNSADNCTIANNTLTGNVYGIHLSSSSNNLLTNNTAISNSEIGIKLDSSNNYNTLSDNTVSDNPMYGIHLSSSSNNSLIDNTISDNTGGDGIYLESASSNNNLTNNIGNGNGRCIYILESDFNTLTGNNFSESSYGFSMRYANNTVLTNNIANDNSLDGISIVASYNCVLTNNSAINNSNYGIYLTGDNNTFAGNNASYNTKSGMYVRYSDYDTLTNNTVCNNDEYGINIQYMNHSTMSGNIIVGSTYTGYNILSSVNCTFTNEQLYDNGGTEVSSPEQFSLFSSPNNSIDSMILNEGMAELSFTSNASTVGINVINSFDVQATGKDNITKNYKIYAYGTINAEFSYNDTGMNSSTEDEIKLLGLAESSFEWVEVANATLDTGNNTVSANLTYPGYYALFINGTTSGGDDPGDDSSSSTTTTSSSSSSGTRTSVSPGQDPSIVTSTATSVKRIISGSEIDYDFSDSGTPVLGVSFDAKDDGGLVVAKVEILSETPSGVSHHSSKAYQTMSINVGSEGTVSSDNADNIQIRFKVSKEWIEDNGIDISTIRMTRYHDDQWNDLPTYQESEDNKYIYFYAETPGFSIFEVVGDEVSETSELVPASAPVTEEAEEPVAEDETASTPGFTAIAGVVFVSLAFLVNRKQKSE